Below is a genomic region from Gammaproteobacteria bacterium.
GGAACTGCGCGAAAATACCCTGGCGATCTACGAGGAAGCGCGGCTGTCGCGCCTGACCACCGAGAAGTTTCTGATCGACGGTCGCGCCGTCGGCACCGGCGGCGGCAACCACATCGTGGTCGGCGCCGCGCATCCGAGCGACAGCCCATTCCTGCGGCGACCCGACGTACTCGCCAGCATGATCCGTTTCTGGCAGAACCATCCCTCGCTGTCCTACCTGTTCTCGGGCATGTTCATCGGCCCGACCTCGCAGCATCCGCGTATCGACGAAGGCCGCGATTCGCAGCTCTACGAAGTGGAGTTGGCGCTGTCCGAAATTCCCGAGCCGGGCGGCGCCATCCAACCCTGGCTGGTCGACCGCATCCTGCGCAATCTTCTGATCGACCTGACCGGCAACACCCACCGCACCGAAATCTGCATCGACAAACTCTATGCGCCGGAATCGGCCACGGGCCGCCTCGGTCTGGTCGAGTTTCGGGGCTTCGAGATGCCACCGCATCCCTTGATGAGCCTGACCCAGCAGCTGCTGGTACGGGCGCTGATCGCGTGGTTCTGGGAGCAGCCGTACAAGCGGCCTCTGGTGCGCTGGGGCACGCAACTGCACGATCGCTTCATGCTGCCGCACTACGTCTGGCAGGACTTCAAGCAGGTGCTGGAGGAGCTGCAACTGGCCGGCTATCCGTTCGAGTCCAGCTGGTTCGACCCGCATTTCGAATTCCGTTTCCCGCGACATGGCTCCGTGCAGTTCGGCGACATCGAGCTGGAGCTTCGCCATGCGCTCGAACCCTGGCCGGTGCTCGGCGAGGAAGCCGGTGGCGGCGGCACCTCCCGCTACGTCGATTCCTCGCTGGAACGCCTGCAGGTGCGCGCCAGCGGGCTCAATGGCGATCGCTACTGGGTGGCCTGCAACGGCCGCGCGGTGCCGCTGGCGGCCACCGGTACCGAAGGCGAATCGGTGGCCGGTGTGCGCTACCGGGCCTGGCAGCCCTGGTCCTGCCTGCATCCCACGATCGGCATGCACGCACCGCTGACCTTCGACCTCTATGACACCTGGAACCGGCGCGCCGTCTCCGGCTGCGTCTATCACGTGGCGCATCCGGCCGGGCGCAATTACGAGACCTTCCCGATCAACGGCCTTGAGGCGGAATCGCGGCGATTGTCGCGCTTCGAACGCCAGGGGCAGACGCCGTCCTACTACGACTGCGTGCCGCCTGCGGTGGACCGCGAATACCCGTGTACACTGGATTTGCGCAAGCGAAGCTGATCGATGGACCTGCGATCGACGAACCTGCACGCGTGGCAAGAACATTGCGACTGCCCGATTCAGGCATGCGATCCACCGAATCCGATTCGCGTCCAAAACTCATACAAGACAGGAGCGCCGTAAGGCATGGCGATCGATTGGCGGAAGTACCAGTCGGACACCTATGACGAATTGTTCGAAGCGCCGGGCGTGCCGCGTCCTGCGGCGAAACAGCTGTGCGACTACCTGGATGACCTGTCCACGCAGGATCTCGCAGAGCGCCGCCTGGCCGCCGAACTCGCGATCAAGGTGATGGGCATTTCGTTCACGGTCTACACCGAGGGACGCAATGTCGATCGTGCCTGGCCGTTCGACCTGATTCCGCGCGTGATCGCCAAACCGGAGTGGGACCGTACCGAGGCCGGCCTGAAGCAGCGCGTTACCGCGCTCAATCACTTCATCGCCGACATCTATTCCGAACAGAAGATCATCAAGGATCGCGTGTTCCCGAAATGGGTACTCGCCGACTCACAGAATTTCCGCAAGCAGTGCGTCGGCCACAAGACCGGAAACGGCGTGTGGGCCCACATCTGCGGCTCCGACCTGGTGCGCAACATCGACGGCACGATGTACGTGCTCGAAGACAATCTGCGCGTGCCGTCCGGCGTGTCCTACATGATGGAGAACCGCGCCGTGACCAAGCGCGTGTTTCCGGAGCTGTTCGAGACCACCACGATTCTGCCGGTCGACGACTACCCCGCGCAGCTCTACGACATGCTGGCCGGACTCTCGCCGCGCAGCGGCGATGTTCCGAACATCGTGCTGCTGACGCCGGGCATCTACAACAGCGCCTATTTCGAGCACTGCTATCTGGCGCAGCAGATGGGAATCGAGCTGGTCGAAGGCCCGGATCTGTTCGTGGATGATGATGACTGCGTCTACATGCGCACGATCTTCGGCCCGGAGCGGGTCGACGTGATCTACCGCCGCATCGACGACCTGTTCCTCGATCCCGAGGTCTTTCACCCCGATTCGATCCTCGGCGTACCCGGCCTGATCCGCGCCTGGCGGGCCGGCAAGGTCGGGTTGGCCAATGCGCCGGGCGCCGGCGTCGCCGACGACAAGGTGGTCTACGCCTACGTACCGGCGATGATCAAGTACTACCTGGGCGAGGAGCCGATCCTGCCGAACGTGCCGAGCTTTCTGTGCGCACGCGACAAGGACCGCGAGCATGTGCTCGCCAATCTCGACAAGCTGGTGGTCAAACCGGCCAACGAATCCGGTGGCTACGGCATGCTGATCGGCCCCAAATCGACCAAGAAGGAGCGCGAGAAATTTCGCGAGCTGATTCAGTCCAATCCGCGCAACTACATGGCGCAGCCGACACTGTCGCTGTCTACTGCGCCCACTCTCGTCGACGGCGGGGCCGAGCCGCGCCATCTGGACCTGCGACCGTTCATCCTGTCGCGTGACCAGCCGTACGTCACCATGGGCGGCCTCACCCGCGTGGCGATGGTCAAGGGCTCGCTGGTGGTCAACTCCTCGCAGGGCGGCGGCGCCAAGGACACCTGGGTGGTCGATTTCGACGATCACGAATCGATGACGCAGGCGCAGTCGGGAACCGGCGGTTCTCAAAAACAATCGCAACGCGGAGGACGCCGCTAATGCTCTCGCGGGTCGCTGACGACATCTACTGGTTCGGTCGCTATCTGCAGCGCGCCGAAAGCACGGCGCGACTGATCAACGTCAACACCCAGCTGATGCTCGACCTGCCGAAGAAGATCCAGTTCAGCTGGGATTCGCTGGTGGACATCGTCGGCGGCCAGCAGGACTTCCGGCGGCTGTACGACAATGCCGAGGAAACCGACGTGGTGCGCTTCCTGCTGCTCGACGACGAAAATCCCGGATCGGTGATCACCTCGCTGCATCGCGCCCGCGAAATCCTGCGCACCACGCGCGACACCATGCCACGTGAGACCTGGGAGAAGGTCAACGACCTCAACCTGTTCGTCCAGGGCAGCGGCGAACGCGTGCTGAGCCGGCGCTATCGCGCCGATTTCCTGGCGCGCGTGATGGACCAATGCCTGACGGTGTGGGGCGCGATCTACGCCAGCATGACGCGCGATGTCGCGTTTCAGGTGCTGCGTATCGGCTCCAACCTGGAGCAGGCGGACATGACCACACGCATCATCGATGTCCGCTCCACCGGTCTGATCCAGTCCGCGCACGGCGAGGAGCTGCGTCCGTTCGACAACATCCAGTGGATGAGCGTGCTGCGCTCCCTGGCGGGGCTGCAGATGTACCGGCGTGACGTGCGCCTGCGGGTCACCGGCCCGCACGTGCTGCGCTATCTGCTGCAGAACCGGGACTTCCCGCGCTCGGTCACGCATCATTTCCTGCGCATCGAGAAACTGCTGCCGCAGCTGCCGAACAAGCGGCCGGTGGAACGCGCGCTGCAACGGGTGAAGGCGCTGACGCGCGATGCGGATATCGACGCCCTGGTCGAATCCGGGCTTGGCGATTTCATGGACGAGATCCAGATCGGGATCGGTCGTCTGCATCAGGAAATCGCCGGCAGCTACTTCAGCTCATAGGCGGCAGCTCACAGGCCGCCACGCCGAATGACGGTTCGCGGCGATATCGCGACCCGCCCCCGTTCAGACGATGCGCCGCACCGGTGGCTGATCCGGCTTGATCTCGTCGATCAACATGTCCTGCTGCGGCGAGACTTCCGATTCCCATTCGAAGCGCGGCAGATTGGTGAAGATCGCCGCGATATTGCGCGCCCAGGATTCCTTGAGGGAGGCGTAGAACGGCGTATCCAGGTCCAGGCGCAATTTTTGATCGATCTGCATGCCGTCGGTGCGGATGATCGACAGGTCCAGCGGCGGACCGACCGAAATGTTCGATCGCATCGTCGAATCCAGCGAAACCAAGGCGCAGCGCGCGGCGTCTTCCAGACTGGTGTCCTCGTGGATGATGCGATCCAGAATCGGCTTGCCGTACTTGTTCTCGCCAATCTGCAGGTACGGCATCTCCGGTGAGGAAGCGATGCAATTGCCTTCCGGATAGATCATGTACAGCGCCGGCTCCTCGCCCGCGATCTGCCCACCCAGAATCAAGGTGGTGCGCAGGTCCACCCCCCCGAACTGCGACTGCTGCGACACGCCTTTCTGGGCGTTGACCGACAGCGAGCCAACATACTCGGCGGCATCGTACATGTGCTTGGCCAGCATCAGGCTCATCGGCACTACCGGCGCCGCGAGGTCGCGGCGGATCTGCGTCAGCACGGACTGCGTGGTCGCCAGATTGCCGGCCGACATCAGTACGAACACCCGTTCCCCGGGGTATTCGAACACGTGCATCTTGTTATAGGTGCGGACATCGTCCACCCCGGCGCTGGTACGCGTATCGGAGGTGAAAACGAGTCCATCATTGACCTTGATGGCGACGCAATACGTCATGTTCTGCTTGGCATGGCCCTGGGTCCGGACTCTGGCCGGGCTCTGGTCTGTAGGTTTGAAATCCCGCGCGCGGCACGGCGCCTTTGACCGTCGGCACCGCTGACCCCGCTCGGAGGGTAACAGGAACAAGCATAACTTGTGCCCGTCTTGGTGCACATGCAACACTCGATTTCAGCTGCTCAACTTTGGTGCACCGCATGGCAAGTATCGACTTCTACTGGGACGCCGCAAGCCCCTACACCTATCTGGCCGCGACCCAGATCGGCGCCCTGGTCGACCGCCACAAGGCCACGCTGAACTGGAAGCCGTTTCTGCTCGGCGCGACGTTTCAGGCCACCGGCAACAAAATGCCCGCGGCGATTCCGGCCAAGGGCAAGTACCTGTTCAAGGACGTGAAGCTCTGGGCGGCCTACTACGGCGTGCCATTGAACTGGCCTCAGGTCTTCCCGGTCAACAGTCTATTGGCGCAGCGCGCCGCCTGCGCGATCGGCGATGAGCGCGCGTCCGACTGGGCACTGGCGGTGATGCGCGCCTACTGGGTGGACGGCAAGGACATTGGTCAGACGGAGGTCGTCGAAAGCGTGCTGCGCGAGCACGGTTTCGACGCGCCTGCGGTACTCGAGGCAGTGCAGACGCCGGCCGTCAAGCAGCAACTGAAGAGTAATACCGAGGAGGCCGTGGCGCGCGGCGCCTTCGGCGCGCCGACCTTCTACATCGACGAGCAGATGTTCTGGGGTAATGACCGTCTGCCGCTGATGGACGTCTGCTTGTCGGGCAAACTCGCTGCGTGAGCGCGCCGCGTTCCGAGTTTCTGCGCCTGCGCGGCCTGAGGTTTCACGTGCGACGCCTCGGCGCGGTCGATCGCCCCTGGCTGTTCGTGCTGCACGGCTGGTCGGACACCGCCCGGACCTTCGAACCGATGTTGGCGCCTCTGGCCGAGCACTGGCAGATCGTCGTTCCCGATCTGCGCGGTTTCGGGCACAGTCAGTGGCGCGGTGATACCTACTGGTTCCCGGACTACGTCGCCGACGTGGACGCGCTGGTCGCGCACTATTGCGGTTCGGAGCCCTTGTGTCTGGTCGGCCACAGCATGGGCGCACAGATCGCGAGTCTCTACGCCGGGCTGCGGCCGGAACGGGTCAAGCGCCTGGCCCTGCTCGATGGTCTGTTCATGCAGGACATGCCCCTGGACGGCGCCGCGAAGCGGTATCGCGGCTGGCTGGACTCGCTGGCGCGACCACCGGACGTCAAACGCTACGCCAGCGCGGAAGCCTTCGCCGCGATCATCGGCCGGCTCTATCCGCGCTTGTCCGGCCCCAGGGCCGAATGGGTATCGCGTCGCTGGTCACGCCCGGATGCTGGCGGCGGCGTCACGGTACTCGCCGATCCGATACACCGGATGAATACGCCGCTGCCCTACCAACTGGAACATTCCCGGGCGATCTGGCGTGAGGTGCGGGCACCCACGCTGCTGGTCGACGGTGCACAATCACCGTTCGTGCTCGCCACACCCACAGACTTGCGCCAGTCCACCTTGGACTGCTTCGCCGACCACCGCCATGAGGTGATCGCGGATGCCGGTCACATGCTGCACCTCGACGCCCCCGAGGCGACTGCGACTCTGCTGCGCGAGTTCCTGGCTTGAGGAGCGGTTCGGCCCGGGCATCGGCTACCCTATGCACCCTTTTGGGGACGCTCCTGGCCGGCGCCACGACCGCGCCGCCGGGTCGTCCATCCCGATGAACAGGTGAACATGAACGTGGCGAAACTGTTGGTCATCGGCGGCGGCGGCCGCGAACACGCGCTGGCGTGGAAACTGGCGCAGTCGGCGGAGGTGCGGGAAATTCTGGTCGCGCCTGGCAATGCCGGCACCGCCGGCGAGGCCAAGTGCCGCAATGTCGCAATCCCCGCCGAAGACGTAGAAGCCCTGCTCGAACTCGCGCAACTTGAAGCCGTCGATTTCACCGTGGTCGGCCCGGAAGCACCGCTGGCACTCGGCATCGTCGACCGTTTCACGGCCGAAGGACTGCGCATCTTCGGCCCGACGCGCGCGGCCGCGCAACTCGAGTCCTCCAAGGCCTACACCAAGGATTTTCTGGCCCGCCATCGAATTCCAACGGCGGGCTATGCAGTGTTTACCGAAGTCGAACCCGCGCTGTCCTACATCAAGGCCCGCGGCGCGCCCATCGTGATCAAGGCCGATGGCCTCGCGGCCGGCAAGGGCGTGGTCGTGGCGGTCTCGGTGGACGAGGCCAGCGATGCGGTGCGCGGCATGCTCGGCGGCGACAGGCTCGGTCAGGCCGGCGCACGCGTCGTGATCGAGGATTTTCTGAGCGGCGAGGAAGCCAGCTTCATCATCGTGGCCAGCGGCCGCGACTACGTGGCGATGGCGACCAGCCAGGACCACAAACGTATCGGCGATGGTGACACCGGCCCGAACACCGGCGGCATGGGCGCCTATTCACCGGCTCCGGTGGTCACGCCCGAAGTCGATGCCCGCATCCGCCGTGAAGTCATCGAGCCGACGCTCGCCGGCATGCTGGCGGATGGCGTGCCGTTCACCGGTTTTCTCTACGCAGGACTGATGATCACACCGGACGGCGCGCCGTCGGTGATCGAGTTCAATGTGCGCTTCGGTGACCCCGAAACCCAGCCGGTGCTGTTTCGCCTGCAATCGGACCTGCTCGGCCTGCTTCAGGCCGCCGTCGACGGAAAACTGGCCGCGATGCCGGCCCCGGCGTGGAATCCCGAACCCGCCCTGGGCGTGGTCATGGCTGCGGGCGGCTATCCCGGCAGCTACCGCAAAGGCGTCGCGATTCAGGGACTGGAACGAGCGCACGCCACCAACGTCAAGGTGTTTCACGCGGGCACGGCCGAATCGGACGAGGGCGTCGTCACCGCGGGCGGCCGCGTGCTCTGCGTATGCGCGACCGGCGCCAGCGTCGAGGCGGCCCGGGCCGAGGCGTATGCGGCCGTCGCAAAGATCGGGTGGGACGGCATGCAGTATCGCCGCGACATCGGTTGGCGCGCCATCGAGCGCGAAAAGGAGCATAGATGAGGCTGTTCTATTCGTTGACTTCGCCATTTGCGCGCAAGGTTCGGCTGTTGGTGCAGGAACTCGGAATGGCCGATCGCATCAGCGGTGTCACCGTCGATCCCTGGAATGACGAGAGCCTGCGCGCGATCAATCCGCTGTGTCAGGTTCCGGCGCTGGAACTCGACGACGGCAGCACCTTGTTCGATTCACCGCTGATCTGCGAATACCTGGATGCGCTGGGCGGCTCGCGCTTTTTCCCGGCACCGGGTCCGGCACGCTGGACGGCATTGCGCCGGCAAGTGCTGGGCGACGGTATTTGCGATGCCGCGATCCGCCGGCGCCTGGAGCTGAACCGGCCGGAGGCGCAGCGTTCGAACGCCGTCATCGCGCGGCAGATTCTGGCCGTCAACAGCGCGCTGGACTCGGCCGAAGCCGATGTGCCGGAAGAAGGCAGCTTCACCATCGGCGAAGTGTCCCTGGTCTGCGCGCTGGCCTACCTCGACCTGCGCTTCGCCAAGGATGAATGGCGGGAAAAGCGGCCCGGACTGGCGGCCTGGTACCGGGCGATCTGCGCGCGTCCCGCGATTCTGGCGACGGCGCCACCGAGCGCTTGATCGTCGCACCGGGCATCACCCACAAAAAAAGGCGCCACGCAGGCGCCTTTTTTGATTTCGGGCGGTGAAGCCTCAGTTGCGCTTCATCGCGTCGAAGAACTGCGAGTTGGTCTTGGTCTGCTTCATGCGGTCGATCAGCAGTTCCACCGCGCCGACCTCGTCCATGTCGTGCAGCAGCTTGCGCAGGATCCAGACCTTCTGAAGGTCACCGGCATCCATCATCAGCTCTTCCTTGCGAGTGCCCGAGCGGTTGATGTTGATCGCCGGGAAGATGCGCTTCTCGGCAATGCGGCGCTCCAGATGGATTTCCATGTTGCCGGTGCCCTTGAACTCCTCGTAGATGACTTCATCCATCTTCGAGCCGGTATCGACCAGCGCCGTGGCGATGATCGTCAGCGAGCCGCCTTCCTCGACGTTGCGCGCGGCACCGAAGAAGCGCTTGGGCTTCTGCAGGGCATTGGCGTCGACACCGCCGGTGAGCACCTTGCCGGAGCTGGGCGCCACGGTGTTGTAGGCACGCGCCAATCGCGTGATCGAGTCGAGCAGCACCACCACGTCGCGCTTGTGCTCGACCAGACGCTTGGCCTTCTCGATCACCATTTCGGCAACCTGTACGTGACGCGCCGCCGGCTCGTCGAAGGTCGAAGCCACGACTTCGCCGCGCACCGTGCGCTGCATGTCGGTGACTTCTTCCGGGCGCTCGTCGATCAGCAGCACGATCAGATAGACGTCCGGATAGTTCGCCATCAGCGACTGCGCCATGTTCTGCAGGAAGATCGTCTTGCCGGCCTTGGGCGGCGACACGATCAGGCCACGCTGGCCTTTGCCGAACGGCGCCACCAGATCGATGATGCGCGCGGTGATGTCTTCGGTGGAGCCGTTGCCGCGCTCCATCTGGAATCGCGAATCCGGGAACAGCGGCGTCAGGTTCTCGAAGTTGACTTTCTTCTTCGAGACTTCCGGCGCCTCGTAGTTGATGGTGTCGACCTTGAGCAGCGCGAAATAGCGCTCGTTGTCCTTGGGCGTGCGGATTCGTCCGGCGATGGTGTCGCCGGTGCGCAGGCTGAAGCGGCGAATCTGGCTGGGCGACACGTAGATGTCGTCCGGACCGGCGCTGTAGGAGCTGTCCGGCGCCCGCAGGAAGCCGTAGCCGTCCTGCAGGATTTCCAGCACGCCATCGCCGTAGATCTGCTCGCCACGGCGCGCCGCGGCCTTCAGCAACTGGAAGACGATGTCCTGCTTCTTGTTGCGCGAGATGTTCTCGATGCCGAGATTTGTCGCCATTTCCAGCAACTCGGACGCCGTCTTGCGCTTGAGATCGGAAATATTGAGAACCTTGGGCGGCGGCGGTGGCAGCGGCTGGCCGTCCGGGCCGATGACCGGCTCGGGCATACCCACGGCGAGCGCAGCGGCTTCTTCTTCTTCGGTCAGGTCATCCCCCATCATCGGGGCGGGACGAGGACCTCCACCACCGCCGCCGCGCTTGCCGCGCTTTTCTGTGTCCCCGCCATTTCCATTGGCATCGAACGAATGATTCTGACGAGGGCGACGACGTGGTTTCATGATTTAGGCTGCGGTAACGTGGGGTGTCACAAAGGCGGTGAGCTGTGCCTTGTGCACGGCTCCCACCTGAGTAGCGGCGGGTTTGCCATCCTTGAACAGGATCATTGTGGGGATGCCGCGGATCGCGAACTTCTGCGGCGTTTCGGTATTTTCATCGACATTGAGCTTGACGACCTTGAGCTTGCCGACGTTCTCGCCCGCCACCTGATCAAGGATCGGGGCGATCATGCGGCATGGGCCACACCATT
It encodes:
- the rho gene encoding transcription termination factor Rho, with the translated sequence MPEPVIGPDGQPLPPPPPKVLNISDLKRKTASELLEMATNLGIENISRNKKQDIVFQLLKAAARRGEQIYGDGVLEILQDGYGFLRAPDSSYSAGPDDIYVSPSQIRRFSLRTGDTIAGRIRTPKDNERYFALLKVDTINYEAPEVSKKKVNFENLTPLFPDSRFQMERGNGSTEDITARIIDLVAPFGKGQRGLIVSPPKAGKTIFLQNMAQSLMANYPDVYLIVLLIDERPEEVTDMQRTVRGEVVASTFDEPAARHVQVAEMVIEKAKRLVEHKRDVVVLLDSITRLARAYNTVAPSSGKVLTGGVDANALQKPKRFFGAARNVEEGGSLTIIATALVDTGSKMDEVIYEEFKGTGNMEIHLERRIAEKRIFPAININRSGTRKEELMMDAGDLQKVWILRKLLHDMDEVGAVELLIDRMKQTKTNSQFFDAMKRN
- a CDS encoding 2-hydroxychromene-2-carboxylate isomerase codes for the protein MASIDFYWDAASPYTYLAATQIGALVDRHKATLNWKPFLLGATFQATGNKMPAAIPAKGKYLFKDVKLWAAYYGVPLNWPQVFPVNSLLAQRAACAIGDERASDWALAVMRAYWVDGKDIGQTEVVESVLREHGFDAPAVLEAVQTPAVKQQLKSNTEEAVARGAFGAPTFYIDEQMFWGNDRLPLMDVCLSGKLAA
- the purD gene encoding phosphoribosylamine--glycine ligase, whose amino-acid sequence is MNVAKLLVIGGGGREHALAWKLAQSAEVREILVAPGNAGTAGEAKCRNVAIPAEDVEALLELAQLEAVDFTVVGPEAPLALGIVDRFTAEGLRIFGPTRAAAQLESSKAYTKDFLARHRIPTAGYAVFTEVEPALSYIKARGAPIVIKADGLAAGKGVVVAVSVDEASDAVRGMLGGDRLGQAGARVVIEDFLSGEEASFIIVASGRDYVAMATSQDHKRIGDGDTGPNTGGMGAYSPAPVVTPEVDARIRREVIEPTLAGMLADGVPFTGFLYAGLMITPDGAPSVIEFNVRFGDPETQPVLFRLQSDLLGLLQAAVDGKLAAMPAPAWNPEPALGVVMAAGGYPGSYRKGVAIQGLERAHATNVKVFHAGTAESDEGVVTAGGRVLCVCATGASVEAARAEAYAAVAKIGWDGMQYRRDIGWRAIEREKEHR
- a CDS encoding peptidase; translated protein: MTYCVAIKVNDGLVFTSDTRTSAGVDDVRTYNKMHVFEYPGERVFVLMSAGNLATTQSVLTQIRRDLAAPVVPMSLMLAKHMYDAAEYVGSLSVNAQKGVSQQSQFGGVDLRTTLILGGQIAGEEPALYMIYPEGNCIASSPEMPYLQIGENKYGKPILDRIIHEDTSLEDAARCALVSLDSTMRSNISVGPPLDLSIIRTDGMQIDQKLRLDLDTPFYASLKESWARNIAAIFTNLPRFEWESEVSPQQDMLIDEIKPDQPPVRRIV
- a CDS encoding circularly permuted type 2 ATP-grasp protein, whose amino-acid sequence is MAIDWRKYQSDTYDELFEAPGVPRPAAKQLCDYLDDLSTQDLAERRLAAELAIKVMGISFTVYTEGRNVDRAWPFDLIPRVIAKPEWDRTEAGLKQRVTALNHFIADIYSEQKIIKDRVFPKWVLADSQNFRKQCVGHKTGNGVWAHICGSDLVRNIDGTMYVLEDNLRVPSGVSYMMENRAVTKRVFPELFETTTILPVDDYPAQLYDMLAGLSPRSGDVPNIVLLTPGIYNSAYFEHCYLAQQMGIELVEGPDLFVDDDDCVYMRTIFGPERVDVIYRRIDDLFLDPEVFHPDSILGVPGLIRAWRAGKVGLANAPGAGVADDKVVYAYVPAMIKYYLGEEPILPNVPSFLCARDKDREHVLANLDKLVVKPANESGGYGMLIGPKSTKKEREKFRELIQSNPRNYMAQPTLSLSTAPTLVDGGAEPRHLDLRPFILSRDQPYVTMGGLTRVAMVKGSLVVNSSQGGGAKDTWVVDFDDHESMTQAQSGTGGSQKQSQRGGRR
- a CDS encoding alpha/beta hydrolase produces the protein MSAPRSEFLRLRGLRFHVRRLGAVDRPWLFVLHGWSDTARTFEPMLAPLAEHWQIVVPDLRGFGHSQWRGDTYWFPDYVADVDALVAHYCGSEPLCLVGHSMGAQIASLYAGLRPERVKRLALLDGLFMQDMPLDGAAKRYRGWLDSLARPPDVKRYASAEAFAAIIGRLYPRLSGPRAEWVSRRWSRPDAGGGVTVLADPIHRMNTPLPYQLEHSRAIWREVRAPTLLVDGAQSPFVLATPTDLRQSTLDCFADHRHEVIADAGHMLHLDAPEATATLLREFLA
- the trxA gene encoding thioredoxin TrxA, with amino-acid sequence MSENISAVTDASFEQDVLKSDIPVLVDFWAEWCGPCRMIAPILDQVAGENVGKLKVVKLNVDENTETPQKFAIRGIPTMILFKDGKPAATQVGAVHKAQLTAFVTPHVTAA
- a CDS encoding glutathione S-transferase N-terminal domain-containing protein; translation: MRLFYSLTSPFARKVRLLVQELGMADRISGVTVDPWNDESLRAINPLCQVPALELDDGSTLFDSPLICEYLDALGGSRFFPAPGPARWTALRRQVLGDGICDAAIRRRLELNRPEAQRSNAVIARQILAVNSALDSAEADVPEEGSFTIGEVSLVCALAYLDLRFAKDEWREKRPGLAAWYRAICARPAILATAPPSA
- a CDS encoding alpha-E domain-containing protein, with the translated sequence MLSRVADDIYWFGRYLQRAESTARLINVNTQLMLDLPKKIQFSWDSLVDIVGGQQDFRRLYDNAEETDVVRFLLLDDENPGSVITSLHRAREILRTTRDTMPRETWEKVNDLNLFVQGSGERVLSRRYRADFLARVMDQCLTVWGAIYASMTRDVAFQVLRIGSNLEQADMTTRIIDVRSTGLIQSAHGEELRPFDNIQWMSVLRSLAGLQMYRRDVRLRVTGPHVLRYLLQNRDFPRSVTHHFLRIEKLLPQLPNKRPVERALQRVKALTRDADIDALVESGLGDFMDEIQIGIGRLHQEIAGSYFSS